One Hermetia illucens chromosome 4, iHerIll2.2.curated.20191125, whole genome shotgun sequence DNA segment encodes these proteins:
- the LOC119655501 gene encoding odorant receptor 19a-like: MLRTSDLLGHHISVFNFFGVWRSKDKVKDLQFSIRSFIFIYCIGPLIVASIFAAGLHQTDFTDTIISPLYTANIILIFLKILNVYIKTQKIEDFLDQMDKVPFFPEAGEKDTKHSTVQKVRFLPIILAVLFISVSLVVLFAPVVLGKMTTARSIPTWYPFEWEGKFGLCFVLFIFEFVVAVTFATLVVTTDTFLACVLLIIGGQFESLGYRFKDLPKNNATIWRTKFKTYIQDYNSICKLCKEFEDIFSGIILIQALCSCLLICLSAFGLGLAHDIETFLRFLTFLLCMLYEVFLTCYAGDYVADKSKKLLFDLYSSSWPDIPQDCRKMLLIFSMKLNNPIIIKFGIIQNLHLRTFTKVVDGAYKLYALLQQVPE, from the exons ATGCTTCGAACAAGTGATTTACTTGGGCACCATATAtccgttttcaattttttcggaGTTTGGCGATCCAAGGATAAAGTGAAAGACCTTCAATTCTCCATTCGATCATTTATCTTTATCTATTGCATTGGTCCGTTGATAGTAGCGTCGATATTTGCGGCAGGTCTTCATCAAACTGACTTTACCGATACCATTATAAGTCCTCTGTACACCGCCAACATAATTCTCATATTTCTCAAAATACTAAACGTTTACATTAAAACCCAAAAGATTGAAGACTTCCTTGACCAAATGGACAAAGTTCCATTTTTTCCGGAAGCTGGAGAAAAGGACACGAAACATTCAACCGTTCAAAAAGTTCGGTTTCTACCAATAATACTTGCCGTTTTATTCATATCCGTCTCTTTGGTGGTATTATTCGCCCCCGTCGTTCTGGGAAAAATGACCACAGCTCGATCCATCCCGACGTGGTATCCTTTTGAATGGGAGGGAAAGTTTGGCTTGTGTTTCGTCCTATTCATATTCGAGTTTGTCGTTGCAGTCACTTTTGCCACCCTGGTCGTAACTACGGATACTTTCCTGGCATGTGTACTTTTAATTATTGGTGGACAATTTGAATCCCTTGGGTATCGGTTTAAAGACTTACCAAAAAATAATGCCACAATATGGCGGACAAAATTCAAGACATATATTCAGGACTACAACTCCATATGCAA GCTGTGCAAGGAGTTCGAGGATATATTTTCAGGAATAATCTTGATCCAGGCGTTGTGCAGCTGCTTATTAATTTGTCTGAGTGCGTTTGGCCTGGGATTG GCACACGATATCGAAACATTCCTACGTTTTCTTACGTTCCTGCTGTGCATGCTATATGAAGTGTTTCTAACCTGCTATGCAGGAGACTATGTTGCAGATAAGTCCAAAAAATTGCTGTTCGATTTATATTCATCGTCCTGGCCTGATATTCCCCAAGATTGCCGCAAAAtgttattgatatttagtatgaaATTGAATAATCCAATTATCATCAAATTTGGGATCATACAGAATCTACACCTGCGGACTTTCACAAAA GTCGTTGATGGCGCCTATAAACTCTATGCATTGCTCCAACAAGTTCCCGAATGA